A window from bacterium encodes these proteins:
- a CDS encoding DUF2961 domain-containing protein — translation MAGILKELYKMKNAITKRISSYDVNGRNQDSWRIEPGERKILAEIDGPGCITHIWMTQGGGTYLYREVLLKIYWDGEKNPSINVPLGDFFCLGHSLVNSFCSLPFTASTNSPYTFGAGCALNCYLQMPFRKNVKVELVNEGKNPYNQYFYIDYELYKEQFGEDVGYLHAQWKRENPTPGWGPEIRVNTPEADIVNKEKIAYNNNYVILEAEGRGHYIGCNLSVTNFHGTWWGEGDDMIWVDGYKWPPDLHGTGSEDYFNQAWGMQDNAFLFNGSSIFEEKTVSGHGLYDGKMCGGYQTSYVFHLTNPVHFKKSIKVTIEHGHGNHTANDYSSTAYWYQIEPHKSFDVLPVEKRLPVILEFNNKNSLHTRGRKLIITPEMEKMKRKKKG, via the coding sequence ATGGCAGGGATATTAAAAGAACTGTATAAGATGAAGAATGCGATAACAAAAAGAATATCAAGTTATGATGTAAATGGTAGAAATCAGGATTCATGGAGGATTGAACCTGGGGAAAGAAAAATACTTGCAGAGATAGATGGTCCTGGATGTATTACACATATATGGATGACACAGGGAGGGGGAACATATCTTTATAGAGAAGTTCTTCTAAAAATCTACTGGGATGGAGAAAAGAATCCGAGTATCAATGTACCTCTTGGTGATTTTTTCTGTTTGGGACACTCTCTCGTTAATTCTTTCTGTAGTTTACCTTTCACTGCTTCTACCAACTCACCCTATACATTTGGTGCTGGCTGTGCCTTAAACTGCTATCTTCAGATGCCATTCAGGAAAAATGTGAAGGTAGAACTTGTCAATGAGGGTAAAAACCCGTATAATCAGTACTTTTATATTGACTATGAACTTTATAAGGAACAGTTTGGAGAGGATGTTGGATATTTACATGCTCAATGGAAAAGGGAAAATCCTACACCTGGATGGGGTCCTGAGATACGGGTAAATACACCAGAAGCAGATATTGTAAATAAAGAAAAGATTGCTTATAACAACAATTATGTGATTCTTGAAGCAGAAGGAAGAGGACACTATATCGGCTGTAATCTTTCTGTAACGAATTTTCATGGGACATGGTGGGGTGAAGGAGATGATATGATATGGGTGGATGGATATAAGTGGCCTCCTGACCTGCATGGAACCGGTAGTGAGGACTATTTTAATCAGGCGTGGGGTATGCAGGACAATGCCTTTCTTTTTAATGGTTCATCTATCTTTGAAGAAAAGACAGTATCAGGGCACGGACTGTATGATGGGAAGATGTGTGGTGGATATCAGACATCCTATGTTTTTCACCTTACCAATCCAGTCCACTTTAAAAAGTCCATAAAGGTAACAATAGAACATGGACATGGAAACCATACAGCCAATGACTATTCATCAACTGCCTACTGGTATCAGATAGAACCCCATAAAAGTTTTGATGTACTGCCAGTGGAAAAGCGGCTTCCTGTGATTCTTGAGTTTAACAATAAAAATTCATTACATACCAGAGGTAGAAAACTTATAATTACTCCGGAGATGGAGAAGATGAAACGAAAAAAGAAGGGTTAA